Genomic window (Ammospiza caudacuta isolate bAmmCau1 chromosome 10, bAmmCau1.pri, whole genome shotgun sequence):
GAAGGATCCCGAGGGCACCCCCTACATCAACCACCCCATCGGTGCGGAACCCCCCGGCACCGCGCCCCGCTCTCGGGAGCCCCCCGCGGCCCTCTCTCCTACCCTGGCACCCCTCCTGCCCCGGCGCGCTGCCAGCCCCCGGGAGCCCCTCGCCCTGGTCCCGGCACACAGCCGTGTCCCTTGTCCCGTGTCCTTGGGCCCGATGGGGGCAGAGCTGCCGAAGCACGGCGGCCCCGGCTCCAGGTGTAGCTGCCGCCCCCCTGTTGCCCTGCCGTGCCTGGGGCCCGCGGGAGCTGCTGAGGGGCCCCCGTGCCGCGGCCGCCCCTGCCGGGCCAGGGGACAGCCCCACCTGGGGGGCACTGCCGGCCCCCGGGACCTTCCAGCCTGCGCGGCCGCGGATCCACCGCGCAGGACGGGCCCGCGGggtgtgccctgcccagggctggcctCGGGGGAGCCTCGCTGCCCACCGTGCGGGGCAGCCCCCGGGTCCGGGCCCGGAGCTGCCTGTTCCTCGCCGCCTCCTCCCACCTTTCCGTTCTCGCTGCAGCCGTGGCCAGGATCCTGGCGCATGAGGCCGGCGTGACGGACATGGTGGTGCTGCAGGTAACGCTTGccctgccccgccccgcccgctcCCCGCGGCTCGGCCCGCTCCCCGCAGCCCCCTGGTCCCCTGCTCGCCGCAGGCCGCCCTGCTGCACGACACAGTGGAGGACACGGACACCACGTTCTCGGAGATCGAGGAGCGGTTCGGCGCGGAGGTGCGGCGCGTGGTGGAGGAGGTGACGGACGACAAGAGGCTGCCCAAGATGGAGCGCAAGCGGCTGCAGATCGAGCGCGCTGCCGCCTGCAGCCGCCGCGCCAAGCTGGTCAAGCTGGCGGACAAGCTGCACAACCTGCGGGACCTGAACCGCTGCACCCCGCAAGGTGCCGGGCCCGGGGCCCAGGGGGCGCGGGGAGCACGGCGGCAGTGCAGCGGCACCGGGCACGGGCCCCGCCGGTCCCGGCCCGCAGCGCGGccggtgctgctgcctgtgccgAGGGACAGAGGGCCCCGCGGCCGCGATGGGCCGGGGCGGGAGGCGGGGCCGGTATCAGTGGCGGTGTGTGTGTGCCGGTGTGTGTGTGCCGGCGTGTGTGTGCCGGTGTCAGTGGCGGTGTCAGTGccggtgtgtgtgtgtgtgtgtgccggTGTCAGTGccggtgtgtgtgtgtgtgtgtgccggTGTCAGTGccggtgtgtgtgtgtgccgtTGTCTCCGTGGGACCGGGTGGTGCTGGCGGCCGGAAGTGACGTCGCGCGTGTCCCCGCAGGGTGGTCGGAGGAGCGCGTGCAGGAGTACTTCCGGTGGGCGGCGCGCGTGGTGTCGGGGCTGCGCGGGAGCAGCGCGGCCCTGGAGGGGGCGCTGCAGCGCCTGTTCGAGGCGCGCGGCGTGCCCACGTGACCGGGCCGCGCCCGCCTCCGCCAATAATAAACGTGCGCACGGATCGGCGTCTCTGCGTTGCCATGGTATTGCGCGGTTCCGCCGCCGCCGAGTTccggccgcgccgcgcccgcgCCCGGGCGTTCCGGTGGCGCCGCGGTCCCCGCCATGGCCCTCGCCGGGCGGCGCGACGCGCCCGAACCGCCGGACTTCGGCATTCTGAAGCGGCTGGCCCGAGACCAGCTCGTCtacctgctggagcaggtccgGAGGCATCCCCCACCGGGACGGGCATCCCTCACCGGGGCGGGCGCTGGGGGTTGGCGGGATCGGcaccggccccgggcgggggtCGGGAgccggggcgggcgcggctCGGGGCAGCCGCCGGGTGCCCGCCCATGCCCGCCTGCCCGCAGCTGCCCGGCAAGAAGGACCTGTTCATCGAGGCCGACCTGATGAGCCCCCTGGACCGCATCGCCAACGTGTCCATCCTGAAGGTACCGCGGGGCCGCTCgggccgcccgccgcccgccgccgcccgcgcccaCGCCGCGCCTGTCCCCGCAGCAGCACGACGTGGACAAGCTGTACAAGGTGGAGACGCGGCCGGCCCCCGGCGCCAGCGACCAGTGAgtgcccgggcagggcagggagggtcccgcggcccggcccggtacgagcggccccggcccctcTCGGTGCAGGTTCTGCTTCCTGGTGCGGCCGCGGGTCAGGACCATGAGGTTCATCGCCGGTGAgtgcggccgggccggggccggggccggggctccgCCCGAGGGGCTCTGCGGGCCGGGggcagccgggccgggcggggggcggctGTGCAGGGGCTCTGCGGGGTGTCCACAGATATCGTCAACGCTGACAAGATGTCGGGCAGGAGCAGGAAGTACAAAATCATCTTCAGCCCCCAGAAGGTCAGTAGGACCCACGGTGATGCCCATTTGCACTTTCCACTCCCCTGTGGGCACCAAAAGTTGTTAGTTTTTAACCCAGAAATGTTTGCGTAAACCCAAGTGTTGTGACACTGGGAAGGCGCTGGGCCCCTGCAGAGCTTTACCTGCTCAGAGCTCGCCTGGCCCTGAGGgtctccctttccttcccttgcaGTTCTATGCCTGCGAGatggtgctggaggaggagggggtCTTTGGTGGTGAgtggggctgcggggctggccCGGGGAGCTGACGCCAGAGGATCCCAGTTacatcccagtgctgggatcCCCGTGTGGGCAGGGAACACGGCTTCTCTCGAGGCtggctgccagcctgcaggccagtgtgtgcccacgcagcacagcccctctcctctgcctgaggagaggagagagggtcCTGCCCGCGTCCTGTCTGGAGCTCCACAGGCCCTGTTCTGGGGCTGCTGTGAttcctggggctgttcctgcccagggctgcatcAGTGTCCCCTGTTCCTGTCCCGCACGCAGATGTCACCTGCGACGAATGGTCCTTCTACCTGCTGCCCCTGGATGAGGACATCATTAGCATGGAGCTGCCCGAGTTCTTCCGTGACTATTTTCTGGTCAGTGGGACATGTGGGGGGTGACAGCCCATCCTGTCCCCCTGcctctctggggctggggacaggaggaggtgTGTggtgccctgctcagccctcagTCTGCTCCCAGGGGCAGCTTTTGCTGGGCAGGGGTGGCTCGGCCCCAGCtggcccctctgccctgcccgggcagcCTCGGGGCAGTTCCCGCTgtgtgctggggatggagctcccagccctgcccagccctgccctggcagccctgccctggcagccctgcccaggcagctgcccaCACTGCCCGCCTGCTCCCAGGAGGGAGATCACCGCTGGATCAACCCCGTcgccagagccctgcagctgctcaacTCCCTCTATGGCCCCTTCGGGAAGACCCACGGCATCGGCCGCTGTGCCAAGGTGGGGCTGGCACGGGGGGCTgcggctggcagggccctgggcCCCATCAGCCACGGGGCAGCACATCAGAGCCGTCACCGCCCGTGCCACCTCCTGGgcgggttttgggggtcccgtgCGCCAGGGTGGGTAGCGCAGGGGCGGCTGCTGCTCGCTGGGTGCGGTGGAGCCCCCGTGCCCCGAGGGTGGGAGTGTTTGTGCCTGGCCTTGGCCGTCAGCCCCGCTGTGTGCCCGGGCCCTGGCTGGGAGCCCGGGCTGTGCCCTGCGCTGGCACCCTGTGCCCCTCACAGATGAGCTACGAGCTGTGGCGGGacctggaggaggagggcgACGgcgaagggcagggcaggaagcCCGAGATTGGACACGTGTTCCTCATGGACAGAGGTGGGCTGAGGCAGGGGCGGCACATCCCAGAGGGGCAGGAgagcccctggggcagcaggaggagcgGGAGGGCAGCCCGGCCGtgctctccctgcagacacCGACTACGTGACAGCGCTCTGCTCCCAGGTGGTCTACGAGGGGCTCGTGGATGACACCTTCCGCATCAAGTGTGGTACGGGGCGAGGGCAGGGCGCGGGCAGCGCGGGCTCTGCACCCACAGAACGGGGCAGAACGGGCTCTGCACTTACTGCATGGGGCTCTGCACTCGCAGCATAGGGCAGAACGGGCTCTGCACTCACAGCACGGGGCTCTGccctcacctggccagcaggtTTTGTGCAGGTTTGTGCCTGGCATTGTCAGGCATGGTGCTGTTCCCACAGGGACAGTCCCAGTGTGCTGCCTCTTTCAGCAAGGCTCGTGCATGTGGGAATGTTGCTGTGTCTGGGACAAAGCAGCTCTTGGCTTTTCCCTGCAGGCAGTGTGGATTTTGGGCCAGATGTCACCTCTTCTGACAAGAGCATTAAAGTGCTGCTCAATTCCCAGGACAAAGTGAGTCCTCACGAGCCTCGGGGGATCCCTTGgtgggaggaggcagagtgaaCCATTCCCCGCTAAGgctgggcaggagtggctggggctgctgggcccTGGGAGCATGGTTCAGgcacagagagcacagaaaCGTGGTGCAGCTCCACTCCTGAACCTGTCAGAGTCCCTGCGTGCAGCGCTGTGTCACAGAGGAGTGCTTTAAGGTCACTAGGGGAACCCCAGCACAGGTATGCGCAAAAACAGGTGTAATATAAAAGCTGCAGCTTGACAAAATTCATTGGCAAAGTTCTAAATGGTTAAAGCacacagatgaaaaaaaattataaatcaaTCCATCCAAACCAAAATCAACTCAAAAATATCTCCATGGAGGTGGAGGTGGGGAATGAGGGGGGAATCTAAAGGATAGGAAAGGAATACAGCAGACCCTCCTGTTAAGTCACAAAGTTCATAGTAACTTTCCATCCTGGCCACAGTTCAGGTTGGTACTTGGCTATGGAATTTGACAATGAAAATATTACTCCACTTGGGTCTTTATTCAggttacaaaaataattttcccagGCTGTTCATTAAAAGACAGTAGCTGGTTAGACAGTGCTAGTTCCTAGGAAGAGAGTTTCTGCTGAGCTGGGGGGGACCCTCAGGGCTGACCCTTGAGGAGCTTTTCCCAGACCTGGCATGGCCTGGCTCAGAGGGACATGCTGacaggggctgctgtgctgccagccagggctctggggcACGGGTGGCACTGCCAGCGAGCTGTGCGGGGTGTGGGGAGCATTGGCCCGGGCTCTGTCCCGGGGCTGCAGCTGGCCGggccctggcagctgtgctgctcgCACAGGTGTTCAGCCAGATCCGGAACGAGCACTTCTCCAACGTCTTCGGCTTCCTGAGCCAGAAGTCACGGAACCTGCAGGCGCAGTACGACGTGAGTGTCACCCTGGCACGCGTGTGGCACTGTCCCTCGTGCAGCCTGGGCACCGCCCCAGTGCAGCCTGGGCACCATCCCCCAGTGCAGCCTGGGCACCATCCCCCAgtgcagcctgggcacagccccagtgcagcctgggcaccatcccagtgcagcctgggcaccgccccagtgcagcctgggcaccatcccccagtgcagcctgggcaccatcccccagtgcagcctgggcacagccccagtgcagcctgggcacagccccagtgcagcctggGCACCGCCCCAGTGCAGCCTGGGCACCATCCCAGTGCAGCCTGGGCACCCCCCAGTGCAGCCTGGGCACCGTCCCAGTGCAGCCTGGGCACCATCCCAgtgcagcctgggcacagccccagtgcagcctggGCATCCCCCAGTGCAGCCTGGGCACCGTCCCAgtgcagcctgggcacagccccagtgcagcctgggcatcccccagtgcagcctgggcacagcccctgctctccctctcGCAGCGGCGCCGGGGCATGGACATCAAGCAGATGAAGGACTTTGTGTCCCAGGAGCTGAAGGGACTGAAGCAGGAGCATCGCCTGCTGAGCCTGCGTAGGACccgaggggcaggaggggccctcggctgtgctgctggggctgggggcaaagcaggggctgggggcccTGGGTGTGcccagcaggatggggcaggggctgctggcctGTGCTAGCAGTGCCCGCAGAGCCCTCTCCCCTCAAAGGCACTGTGTCTCTTGGCTGTGTAGATATCGGTGCCTGTGAGTCtatcatgaaaaagaaaaccaagcagGACTTCCAGGAGACCATCAAGGCTGAACACTGTGAGTGCTGCTCCACCGGTGCCTGCCCCACTCTGAGCCACGGCCTCGCTGGCCCCAGGCCCACCCTTGTGCCTGGTGTGCCCTGTGTGGCCCCGTCCTCGCAGCCCCTTCTTTCGGGGGTGTCCCAGGCTCCCCAGTAGGGTCAGGCTGCAGTGTGAGAGAGGGACtgtggggtgggctgggggccattccctggggtgctggaagggcagcagagcccagcaggctggcaggagcccTGGGGTGACGCTGCCCGTGCCcctgccacagcactgctggagggcTTTGACATCCGTGAGAGCACCAGCTTCATCGAGGAGCACATCGACCGCCAGgtgagagcaggggctgctggctgcagcaggagcaccgTGCTGCCCCCCTGACCCTGCTCCCACAGGTGTATCCCTTAACCCCACTCCCACAGGTGTATCCCTTAACCCCACTCCCACAGGTGTCCCCCGTCGAGAGCCTGCGCCTCATGTGCCTCCTGTCCATCACTGAAAACGGTGAGTGCCGCGCTCTGCGGGGCCAGCAGggcacccagccccagcctggcacacagctcacctgctgctccccGCAGGTCTCATTCCCAAGGACTACCGCTCCCTGAAAACCCAGTACCTGCAGGTGAGCAAGAGCTGGGCCGGGCGGGGTCCCCTCCCCGTGCTCCCGGCCACGAGGGGCTGGGCCCTGGTGCACAGCTGCACgtgagccccagcacagcccctgcctgcacaggcccagcacagcccctgcctgcacagccccctgagccccaggctgcccctgccctgtgcctgctgggggctctgagcagcctgtgccctgcctCAGGGGGGCCAGCCTGTGTGCTGCCCGTGCTCACAGAGGGCCCACGCTGATCTGATGCTGCTCCCCGCTCACAGAGCTATGGGCCCGAGCACTTGCTGACCTTCCACAACCTGAAGCGCATCGGGCTGCTGACTGAGCAGGCAGCCGGGGAGACGCTGACAGCCGTGGAGAGCAAAGTCAGCAAGCTGGTGACAGACCGTGCTGCAGGTGAGCCAGCCCCTGCGCCGTGTCCTGCAGCCCGGGAaggggagctgctggcccagctctggctggaggCACGCGGCCAGCTatggtgctgcaggcagggcagggcaggacagggggctgtgctctggggcaccggggctggcagcaccacGGCCATTctgcacagcacacagctctgcacagcgctgccagcctggctccgcCGTCCAGACAGAGCCTCCCAAGCTGTTCCTCCTTGACGTGTTTTCCAGGAAAGATCACGGATGCATTCAGTTCTTTGGCCAGGAAGAGTAATTTCCGAGCCATAAGCAAGAAGCTGGGGTTGGTACGTGCTCAAGGGCTGCTGGCtggacacagtgacacagagcacagagctgtgctcagcccgtgcccaggctgcaggcctggcagcccaggggcacacagctcaggcccagagctgctgcagctgctccaggcagcctggggacttctcctggggctgggggccactgccagctccccactctgccctggccctgcgCCCTGCGAGTGCTGGGGCTTTCCTTGCCCCCTTCAGACACTGCAGTGGCGCTGGGCAGGCAGCCCCTGTCCTCCATCCTGGGCAGGGGTCCTAGGCTGCTGGCAAGGTGACATTTCTGGGACATTTCAGGGACATTTCTGTCCCTAGcccctgctgcacagcccacCCAGGCCATGTGATGCTGGCTCTGGCACGGTGGGGACAGAGCCGTGCTCCGAATGTCTGTGTCTCCTCACCCCTGCACCTCTGAGGGGGAACGAGGCACCTTTGGTGTCACCTGTCACTGCAGATCCCTCGGCTGGATGGCGAGTATGACCTCAAAATGCCTCGGGACATGGCCTATGTCTTTGGCGGGGCCTACGTACCCCTGAGCTGCAAGATCATCGAGCAGGTGAGCTCACCTGCTGCGGGACAGAGCCGGGCACATCCCTTCAGCCCTGCCTCCTTCTGGGGCACCCGgcagggtccctgtgcccaggcctAGGGCTGGTGGTGGCCGTGTGCCCCGAGAGCCCCCTGAGCAGTGCCCCTGCCGTGCCGTCCCTCAGGTGCTGGAGCGCCGCggctggcagggcctggaggaggtTGTGCGGCTGCTCAACGGCAACGAGTTCTCAGTGTCAGGtagtggggctgggggcggcggGGCTGCCCGCTGGCATTCGGCCTCCTCATGGGGGCTGGCATGGCCTACAGCGCCCTTCCCTCTGCAGACAGCGCCGTGGAGGACAACCCCGCCTGGGATTGCCAGCGCGTCATCCTCGCCGTGTTCCTGGGGGGCTGCACCTTCTCCGAGATCGCGGCGCTCCGCTTCCTGGGCAAGGAGAGAGGTACGAGcggcccgggcagggcaggctccGTGCTCTGTGCTCCGTGCTCAGGGTGGAGCCCGCGGGCACGGGGCTGGCAGTGCCGGTGCTGCCCGGCTGGGGCACTGACAGGCCTTTCCTGCAGGGTGCAAGTTCATCTTCCTGACCACGGCCATCACCAACAGCGCCCGCATGATGGAGGCCATGATCgaggccaaggcctgagccctgaGGGCAGCCTGCCAGTAAAGATTCTGCTGACAACGACCCGGCCTGCGCCTGTCTGTGTGCGAGCGCGACCCGCTGGGCAGCCTTGATGCCGGGGCCACGGCGGGCCCGGCGGAAGCCGCGGCTTAGGGCCCGGCGGGGACgcgcggggagcggcggggacGCGCGGGCTCCGCCCGGGCGCAGTCACGGTGCGCTGTCCAAATGCGGCCGCGCGGGGGCGCCGTTACCGCGCAGGGCGCGGCGGCGGTCTCGCTTCGGATTGGCTGGCAGCGCCCAAGGCTCTGCACTGCCATTGGCTGG
Coding sequences:
- the VPS33B gene encoding vacuolar protein sorting-associated protein 33B isoform X1, coding for MALAGRRDAPEPPDFGILKRLARDQLVYLLEQLPGKKDLFIEADLMSPLDRIANVSILKQHDVDKLYKVETRPAPGASDQFCFLVRPRVRTMRFIADIVNADKMSGRSRKYKIIFSPQKFYACEMVLEEEGVFGDVTCDEWSFYLLPLDEDIISMELPEFFRDYFLEGDHRWINPVARALQLLNSLYGPFGKTHGIGRCAKMSYELWRDLEEEGDGEGQGRKPEIGHVFLMDRDTDYVTALCSQVVYEGLVDDTFRIKCGSVDFGPDVTSSDKSIKVLLNSQDKVFSQIRNEHFSNVFGFLSQKSRNLQAQYDRRRGMDIKQMKDFVSQELKGLKQEHRLLSLHIGACESIMKKKTKQDFQETIKAEHSLLEGFDIRESTSFIEEHIDRQVSPVESLRLMCLLSITENGLIPKDYRSLKTQYLQSYGPEHLLTFHNLKRIGLLTEQAAGETLTAVESKVSKLVTDRAAGKITDAFSSLARKSNFRAISKKLGLIPRLDGEYDLKMPRDMAYVFGGAYVPLSCKIIEQVLERRGWQGLEEVVRLLNGNEFSVSDSAVEDNPAWDCQRVILAVFLGGCTFSEIAALRFLGKERGCKFIFLTTAITNSARMMEAMIEAKA
- the VPS33B gene encoding vacuolar protein sorting-associated protein 33B isoform X2, whose protein sequence is MALAGRRDAPEPPDFGILKRLARDQLVYLLEQLPGKKDLFIEADLMSPLDRIANVSILKHDVDKLYKVETRPAPGASDQFCFLVRPRVRTMRFIADIVNADKMSGRSRKYKIIFSPQKFYACEMVLEEEGVFGDVTCDEWSFYLLPLDEDIISMELPEFFRDYFLEGDHRWINPVARALQLLNSLYGPFGKTHGIGRCAKMSYELWRDLEEEGDGEGQGRKPEIGHVFLMDRDTDYVTALCSQVVYEGLVDDTFRIKCGSVDFGPDVTSSDKSIKVLLNSQDKVFSQIRNEHFSNVFGFLSQKSRNLQAQYDRRRGMDIKQMKDFVSQELKGLKQEHRLLSLHIGACESIMKKKTKQDFQETIKAEHSLLEGFDIRESTSFIEEHIDRQVSPVESLRLMCLLSITENGLIPKDYRSLKTQYLQSYGPEHLLTFHNLKRIGLLTEQAAGETLTAVESKVSKLVTDRAAGKITDAFSSLARKSNFRAISKKLGLIPRLDGEYDLKMPRDMAYVFGGAYVPLSCKIIEQVLERRGWQGLEEVVRLLNGNEFSVSDSAVEDNPAWDCQRVILAVFLGGCTFSEIAALRFLGKERGCKFIFLTTAITNSARMMEAMIEAKA
- the HDDC3 gene encoding guanosine-3',5'-bis(diphosphate) 3'-pyrophosphohydrolase MESH1 — translated: MSFEALGMGSEAARLLEAVDFAARKHKDQRRKDPEGTPYINHPIAVARILAHEAGVTDMVVLQAALLHDTVEDTDTTFSEIEERFGAEVRRVVEEVTDDKRLPKMERKRLQIERAAACSRRAKLVKLADKLHNLRDLNRCTPQGWSEERVQEYFRWAARVVSGLRGSSAALEGALQRLFEARGVPT